A single Lactuca sativa cultivar Salinas chromosome 8, Lsat_Salinas_v11, whole genome shotgun sequence DNA region contains:
- the LOC128127657 gene encoding uncharacterized protein LOC128127657 → MKPYDGNTDPEEHVTKYRETMEINPIPIDLKEACLCKGATYQRLVNLMFKGKLGDTMEIHIDDICRTFSSITNDLYRVVQDSKESLTDVMNRFAREALSIANIDMVIVVEAFKMGLKKDSPFYEDLVMTPCKRIDEVRSIRPCNDYIQERSNLPNSYDNPNRMANSSVLFDKATWVRKGENFTAKKDKCKCGTYHEDFSYITEDCITFRMEISYLLSKGYLKEILGKRKEIFKEKDQDAHKILKKPGYSPADTKVINVIYGGSEIFGTSYSTTKRHAKVSKTEKEERPQKNTSIMFEKDITFDETDITDIQDSYHDALVINIYIVQHLVRRILVDGGSLVNIILLDALKKMSIPEAEILKISSLLIGFSHETNHTVSRI, encoded by the exons ATGAAGCCTTATGATGGGAATACGGATCCTGAAGAACATGTGACAAAATACAGGGAAACAATGGAGATCAACCCTATTCCCATAGATTTGAAGGAAGCTTGTCTATGCAAGG GTGCAACGTACCAAAGGCTAGTTAATTTGATGTTCAAGGGAAAACTAGGGGACACCATGGAAATCCACATTGATGACATCTG cagaacattctcaagtatcacTAATGATCTCTATCGGGTGGTTCAGGATTCTAAGGAATCCCTCACGGATGTCATGAATAGGTTCGCCAGGGAAGCTCTAAGTATCGCCAACATCGATATGGTGATTGTCGTAGAAGCCTTCAAAATGGGCTTAAAGAAGGACTCCCCTTTCTATGAAGACCTTGTAATGACTCCATGCAAAAGAATTGATGAAGTAAGGAGCATAAGACCTTGTAATGACTACATCCAAGAGAGGAGCAACCTACCAAACTCATATGACAACCCCAATAGGATGGCCAATTCCTCG GTTCTTTTCGACAAAGCAACATGGGTAAGAAAGGGAGAAAATTTCACCGCCAAGAAAGACAAGTGCAAATGTGGCACATACCACGAAGACTTCAGCTACATTACAGAAGATTGCATAACCTTCAGAATGGAGATTAGTTATCTACTTAGCAAGGGATACCTCAAGGAGATCcttggaaaaagaaaagaaatattcAAAGAAAAGGATCAGGATGCTCATAAGATCCTAAAAAAACCAGGATATTCTCCTGCGGACACCAAGGTAATCAATGTGATCTATGGAGGATCTGAAATTTTTGGTACTTCTTATTCTACAACAAAAAGACATGCCAAAGTGTCGAAAACGGAGAAAGAAGAAAGGCCTCAAAAGAACACATCGATCATGTTCGAAAAGGACATTACCTTCGATGAAACGGATATAACAGACATCCAGGATTCCTACCACGATGCACTGGTGATCAATATTTACATCGTCCAACATTTGGTCAGAAGGATCCTTGTCGATGGAGGATCCTTAGTTAACATTATACTCTTGGATGCTTTGAAAAAGATGAGCATCCCCGAAgccgaaatattaaaaatatccTCATTGCTAATAGGATTTAGTCATGAAACAAACCATACGGTTAGCAGGATATAA